A genome region from candidate division KSB1 bacterium includes the following:
- the nifJ gene encoding pyruvate:ferredoxin (flavodoxin) oxidoreductase, with amino-acid sequence MSRQMVTIDGNEAAAYVAHKLNEVIAIYPITPSSPMGEWADAYSAAGQKNIWGTIPQVTEMQSEGGASGAVHGALQTGALTTTFTASQGLLLMLPNMFKIAGELTSTVFHVSARSVATHALSIFGDHSDVMATRSTGWALLASNSIQEIMDFALIAQAATLEARVPFIHFFDGFRSSHEIQKVEQLTMDDLKAMINDEKVFEHRMRGLSPENPKIRGTAQNPDLFFQARETVNPYYQNCPEIVQNAMDQFAGLTGRQYHLFDYYGDPEAERIIMLMGSGAESAQEAVEYMNNQGEQVGMIKVRLYRPFSIEHLLSALPETVKSLSVLDRTKEPGAHGEPLYKDVLAGLSEAHAEGKLDKLPRIVGGRYGLSSKEFTPAMVKGVFDNLKEKTPKNHFTVGIHDDVTHTNLDFDPEFSTESDDVIRGIFFGLGSDGTVGANKNSIKIIGTETDNYAQGYFVYDSKKAGSVTKSHLRFGPKTIHSTYLINKANFIGCHQQFFLERFNVLDNATDGATFLLNTQAGPDEAWDTLPKPVQEDIINKNIDFYVIDAYEVAKKTGMGARINTIMQTCFFAISGVLPRDEAIQYIKNAIKKTYGKKGEKIVQKNFDAVDQTLEHLHKVDVPGKVTSDSDIPPIIPEHAPEFVRTVAEKSLTNKGDEVPVSAFTCDGTFDTGTTQYEKRNIALEIPAWDPEVCIQCGKCALVCPHAAIRQKAYDPKHLENAPETFKHAEARGRSFPEGWVYTVQTAPEDCTGCSLCVEACPAKNKKEPGKKAINMVEQPPIRFQERENYDFFLNLPEMDRRDVKVSTVKGSQLLKPLFEYSGSCAGCGETAYVKLMTQLFGDRMLIANATGCSSIYGGNLPTFPYTKDDNGRGPSWSNSLFEDNAEFGFGFRLTIDKFVEFARELVKTLSSQIGDELVTALLEADQSDEAGIYEQRERVKTLKDKLKDIDSPDAKQLMSLADYLVKKSVWILGGDGWAYDIGYGGLDHVLASGRNVNVLVLDTEVYSNTGGQMSKATPLGAVAKFAAAGKPLPKKDMGMIFMTYGNIYVARVAMGYNDMQTLRAFNEAEAYDGPSIILAYSHCIAHGFDLSKGLDNQKAAVESGHYPLFRFDPDKTKEGKNPLKLDSKAPSISYEDFAYRETRFKMLTKSKPERAKMLIDMAQKDVKSRWHLYEEWAAIEYGNGNGQE; translated from the coding sequence ATGTCAAGACAAATGGTAACCATAGACGGCAATGAAGCGGCCGCCTATGTAGCCCACAAACTCAACGAAGTGATAGCAATCTATCCGATCACGCCGTCTTCCCCGATGGGAGAATGGGCTGACGCCTATTCTGCGGCGGGTCAAAAAAACATTTGGGGTACGATTCCCCAGGTGACTGAGATGCAGAGCGAAGGCGGCGCTTCCGGCGCTGTTCATGGCGCACTGCAGACAGGCGCTCTGACGACGACATTCACCGCGTCCCAGGGCCTGCTATTGATGCTTCCCAACATGTTTAAAATTGCAGGCGAATTAACTTCTACGGTTTTTCACGTATCGGCCCGAAGTGTGGCCACTCATGCCTTGTCGATTTTCGGTGATCACAGCGATGTCATGGCGACCCGCTCTACCGGCTGGGCCCTGCTCGCCTCCAACTCGATCCAGGAAATTATGGATTTTGCCCTGATCGCACAAGCCGCAACTCTGGAAGCGCGCGTGCCGTTTATTCACTTTTTCGATGGATTCCGGTCTTCACACGAAATCCAAAAAGTCGAGCAGCTGACTATGGATGACCTGAAAGCCATGATCAACGATGAAAAAGTTTTTGAGCATCGTATGCGCGGCCTGAGCCCGGAAAACCCGAAAATTCGCGGTACGGCACAGAATCCGGATCTGTTTTTCCAGGCGCGTGAAACTGTGAATCCGTATTATCAGAACTGCCCGGAAATTGTACAGAACGCCATGGATCAATTCGCCGGACTAACAGGACGCCAGTATCATCTGTTTGATTATTATGGAGATCCGGAAGCCGAACGCATTATCATGCTGATGGGATCCGGCGCTGAATCTGCTCAGGAAGCAGTCGAGTATATGAACAACCAGGGCGAACAAGTCGGTATGATCAAAGTACGCCTCTACCGTCCGTTTTCCATAGAGCATTTGCTTTCAGCTCTGCCTGAAACCGTCAAAAGCCTCTCTGTTCTGGATCGCACCAAAGAGCCGGGCGCACACGGCGAACCGCTTTACAAAGATGTTCTGGCCGGCTTGTCCGAAGCGCATGCCGAAGGTAAACTTGACAAGCTGCCCCGCATCGTGGGTGGACGTTACGGACTTTCTTCAAAAGAGTTTACACCCGCTATGGTCAAAGGTGTGTTTGATAATCTGAAAGAAAAAACCCCGAAAAACCACTTTACGGTCGGTATCCATGACGACGTCACACATACCAATCTCGATTTCGATCCCGAATTTTCCACCGAAAGTGACGATGTCATCCGCGGTATTTTCTTTGGTCTGGGCTCTGACGGCACCGTCGGCGCCAACAAAAACTCGATCAAGATCATCGGAACGGAAACCGACAATTATGCCCAGGGTTATTTTGTTTATGATTCCAAAAAAGCCGGGTCGGTGACAAAATCACACCTGCGTTTTGGACCGAAAACCATTCACTCGACTTATCTCATCAATAAAGCCAATTTTATCGGCTGTCATCAGCAGTTTTTTCTGGAACGCTTTAATGTTCTGGACAATGCAACGGACGGCGCAACATTTCTGCTGAATACACAGGCTGGCCCTGACGAAGCCTGGGACACACTTCCCAAGCCGGTACAGGAAGATATCATCAATAAAAACATTGACTTTTACGTCATCGACGCGTACGAAGTCGCCAAGAAAACCGGCATGGGTGCGCGCATCAACACGATCATGCAGACCTGCTTCTTTGCCATTTCAGGTGTATTGCCGCGTGATGAGGCTATTCAGTATATTAAAAACGCCATCAAAAAAACATACGGTAAAAAAGGCGAAAAGATTGTACAGAAAAACTTTGATGCTGTAGATCAGACGCTTGAACATCTGCACAAAGTAGATGTGCCTGGCAAGGTGACCAGCGATTCCGACATTCCGCCGATCATTCCGGAACACGCCCCGGAATTTGTTCGCACGGTCGCTGAAAAATCCCTGACCAACAAAGGTGATGAGGTTCCGGTGAGTGCATTTACCTGTGACGGTACATTTGACACCGGTACCACGCAGTATGAAAAGCGAAACATCGCTCTCGAGATACCGGCCTGGGATCCCGAGGTCTGTATCCAGTGCGGCAAATGCGCTCTGGTCTGTCCACACGCCGCCATCCGGCAAAAAGCCTACGATCCCAAGCATCTGGAAAACGCTCCCGAGACCTTTAAACATGCCGAGGCCCGCGGACGCAGCTTCCCGGAAGGCTGGGTTTATACCGTACAGACCGCTCCTGAAGATTGTACCGGATGCAGTTTGTGCGTCGAGGCCTGTCCCGCCAAAAACAAAAAGGAACCCGGTAAAAAAGCGATCAACATGGTTGAGCAGCCGCCCATTCGTTTCCAGGAACGTGAAAATTACGACTTTTTCCTGAATCTGCCGGAAATGGATCGGCGTGACGTTAAAGTAAGCACAGTCAAAGGATCGCAGCTGCTGAAACCCTTGTTCGAGTATTCCGGTTCCTGTGCAGGCTGCGGCGAAACCGCTTATGTCAAGCTGATGACGCAGCTGTTCGGCGACCGCATGCTGATCGCCAACGCCACCGGTTGTTCGTCCATCTACGGCGGCAACCTGCCAACGTTCCCGTACACCAAAGACGACAACGGACGCGGGCCCAGCTGGTCCAACTCGTTGTTTGAGGACAATGCGGAATTTGGATTCGGATTCCGTCTGACCATCGATAAATTTGTCGAATTTGCACGCGAACTGGTTAAAACTCTCTCATCGCAGATCGGTGACGAGCTGGTCACGGCTCTGCTCGAAGCGGATCAATCGGATGAAGCCGGTATTTACGAACAGCGCGAGCGCGTAAAAACGCTAAAAGATAAACTGAAAGACATTGACTCGCCCGATGCCAAACAGCTGATGTCTCTGGCCGATTATCTGGTCAAAAAGAGCGTCTGGATTCTCGGTGGTGACGGCTGGGCGTATGATATCGGTTACGGCGGCCTGGATCACGTTCTGGCTTCCGGACGTAATGTCAACGTGCTGGTTCTGGACACCGAGGTCTACTCGAACACCGGCGGTCAGATGTCCAAAGCAACGCCGCTTGGCGCTGTGGCCAAATTTGCCGCTGCGGGTAAACCGCTGCCCAAAAAAGACATGGGTATGATCTTTATGACCTACGGCAATATTTACGTGGCCCGCGTTGCTATGGGATACAATGACATGCAGACCCTTCGCGCCTTTAACGAGGCGGAAGCGTATGACGGACCCAGTATCATTCTGGCATATTCACACTGTATCGCTCACGGCTTTGATCTGAGCAAAGGTCTTGACAATCAAAAAGCAGCGGTCGAATCCGGACATTATCCCCTGTTCCGCTTTGATCCCGACAAGACCAAAGAAGGCAAGAATCCTCTCAAACTGGATTCCAAGGCGCCGAGTATTTCTTACGAAGATTTCGCCTACCGCGAAACCCGTTTTAAAATGCTCACCAAATCCAAACCCGAACGTGCCAAGATGCTCATCGATATGGCGCAAAAAGACGTCAAATCCAGATGGCACCTGTACGAAGAATGGGCCGCCATCGAATACGGCAACGGTAACGGTCAGGAATAA
- a CDS encoding T9SS type A sorting domain-containing protein, whose protein sequence is MKIKAIILFALILFVTAVQAQVVPNEGEAVVNGDVSEWTSDDYAVDLLKAWGKEKLGELYLRYDCADQVMYVYVKMTEGEYVQVQSGDEVYIKVNGSKRVSSDDASFAWVALDDNQAQGWEASFTLTEGAFSFDIHTNVWQDNESQTMGYKDFDVLIECEYDYGDATGTPPAYNVMDQNRIRLGGTVDNETEQQEDGFCAGGDDALDGNDDEDGVTFKENGVELAFNNYIMSFQKGKTMQVSVNVFNQSGKDAVLRAWVDYNGDGDFRDDQEDIINTSFNHGTETVYNTKFIVPNESFVVEDQTVFFRFRLQAVGATVQTNNTTGEASTVLGAENLAAVENTVDSEGRGGYGEVEDYGVQFTGSPIAVVLSQLAADVENDLVHVRWTAESEVDHAGYNVYRSTKHNDGFVKLNEKMILSSLFDHRGSSYVYKDQVAENGEYFYRLEAVNLDGTSKLYGPVTIKVSGLSVTSVEDQLLTESFKLNKNYPNPFNPVTTISFNLPSQENIDLRVYDIQGRLVNTLVSGSLSAGEHRIVWDATSQTGEPVASGVYFYQLTSESFNDTRQMTLIR, encoded by the coding sequence ATGAAGATAAAAGCGATTATACTATTTGCTCTGATACTGTTTGTGACGGCGGTGCAGGCACAGGTGGTTCCCAACGAGGGTGAAGCTGTTGTAAATGGAGATGTTTCGGAATGGACATCTGATGACTATGCCGTTGATCTTTTAAAAGCCTGGGGCAAGGAAAAGCTGGGTGAATTGTATCTGCGTTATGATTGCGCGGACCAGGTCATGTATGTTTATGTTAAGATGACAGAGGGTGAATATGTTCAGGTTCAAAGCGGAGATGAGGTCTATATTAAGGTCAATGGTAGCAAACGCGTCTCAAGTGACGATGCTTCGTTTGCCTGGGTGGCGTTAGACGATAATCAGGCACAGGGCTGGGAAGCATCTTTTACCCTGACTGAAGGCGCTTTTTCTTTTGATATACACACCAATGTCTGGCAGGATAATGAATCTCAAACCATGGGCTATAAAGATTTTGATGTGCTCATTGAATGTGAATATGATTACGGTGACGCCACGGGCACGCCTCCGGCGTATAATGTGATGGATCAGAACAGAATCCGACTGGGCGGCACAGTGGACAATGAAACAGAACAGCAGGAAGACGGTTTTTGCGCCGGCGGTGACGACGCGCTTGACGGCAATGATGATGAAGATGGAGTAACATTCAAAGAAAACGGTGTCGAGCTGGCGTTCAATAACTATATTATGAGCTTTCAAAAAGGCAAGACCATGCAGGTGAGTGTAAACGTTTTTAATCAATCCGGAAAAGATGCTGTTCTGCGCGCCTGGGTTGATTATAACGGTGACGGGGATTTTCGGGACGATCAGGAGGATATCATCAATACGAGTTTTAATCACGGGACCGAGACGGTCTATAATACAAAATTTATCGTGCCGAATGAATCCTTTGTGGTTGAGGATCAAACCGTATTTTTCAGATTTCGTCTGCAGGCGGTCGGGGCTACTGTACAGACCAACAATACCACAGGAGAAGCATCGACTGTGCTTGGCGCTGAAAATCTTGCGGCCGTTGAAAACACAGTCGATTCAGAAGGGCGCGGCGGTTACGGGGAGGTCGAAGACTATGGCGTTCAGTTCACCGGCAGCCCTATTGCTGTTGTATTGTCGCAATTAGCAGCAGACGTTGAAAATGACCTGGTGCATGTCAGATGGACTGCTGAATCCGAAGTGGATCATGCGGGTTATAATGTATACCGAAGTACAAAACACAATGATGGGTTTGTTAAACTGAATGAAAAGATGATTTTGTCCTCTCTATTTGATCATCGAGGCAGTTCTTATGTCTACAAGGATCAGGTCGCTGAGAACGGTGAGTATTTTTACCGGCTGGAAGCCGTGAATCTGGACGGAACATCAAAGCTTTACGGACCTGTAACTATCAAAGTTTCCGGATTGTCCGTTACCTCGGTAGAAGATCAGTTGTTGACTGAATCCTTCAAGCTGAACAAAAATTACCCGAACCCATTCAATCCGGTGACCACGATTTCCTTTAATCTGCCGAGTCAGGAAAATATTGATCTTCGGGTCTATGACATTCAGGGCCGGCTGGTCAACACGCTTGTGTCCGGCAGCCTGTCCGCCGGTGAGCACCGTATCGTCTGGGATGCAACCAGCCAGACTGGCGAGCCGGTTGCCAGCGGAGTTTATTTTTACCAATTAACCTCCGAATCGTTCAACGATACACGTCAGATGACGTTGATCCGTTAA
- a CDS encoding glutamine synthetase III: MSQTPLVSNSRQQILLRMGVDRMPPLQLATVSITSKFEENTFNDRVMRERLPKDVYRKLCDTIRKGFKLDMTIADSVAHAMKEWAISKGVSHFTHWFQPQTGLTAEKHDAFLELDGNNMVERFRGNHLVQGEPDASSFPSGGARSTFEARGYTMWDPSSPAFIMEGPKGGILCVPSVFISYTGEALDKKTPLIRSMHSINDAALRVLRLFGNTSATRVTTTLGTEQEYFLIDKAFYNLRPDLQITGRTLQGAQPPKGQQMDDHYFGAIKERVLAFMQDVEEEYYKLGIPAKTRHNEVAPHQYEVAPIFSESNVGADRNQIMMEVLKKVANRHGLAVLMHEKPFAGINGSGKHNNWSMQDSDGRNLLDPGDTPEKNLQFLFFLIATLKAVHRYGDLLRMSVASAGNDHRLGANEAPPAIMSVFLGERLNTILDDLKEGRKSRKTEDYIIDLGVSNLPSIFRDYTDRNRTSPFAFTGQKFEFRAVGSSASVSLANTVLSAAVAESSHNLCDQIETKMQGGADLNDAVLAVLQQSVRETETVRFEGNNYDRAWENEAEKRGLPNVKRTGYALDALVDLKNIKMLIDQKVFTEKEIRARYNIKLEQYITTLEIEAEAFCDLIETRVLPAALNYQNQLAQTVASLVQVEQVIAGVSIEPQKKLLKAMSEQIDLLMNGVKQLKEIRRKADTIDDLSKQARFVADQLVDALETVRKPADELERLVPDAEWPLPKYQEMLFIM, translated from the coding sequence ATGAGTCAAACACCGTTGGTTTCAAATTCACGTCAACAGATTTTGCTGCGTATGGGTGTGGACCGCATGCCGCCCCTTCAGCTTGCTACGGTCAGTATAACCAGCAAGTTTGAAGAAAACACCTTTAACGACCGTGTCATGCGTGAACGTCTGCCCAAGGACGTCTATCGCAAACTGTGTGACACCATCCGTAAGGGCTTTAAACTGGACATGACTATTGCGGACAGCGTGGCGCATGCCATGAAAGAGTGGGCCATCAGCAAGGGGGTTAGTCATTTTACGCACTGGTTCCAGCCGCAGACCGGTCTGACAGCAGAAAAGCATGACGCGTTTTTGGAACTGGATGGCAACAATATGGTGGAACGCTTTCGCGGCAATCATCTGGTTCAGGGCGAACCGGACGCATCATCGTTTCCCAGCGGCGGCGCCCGGTCTACGTTTGAGGCGCGCGGCTATACCATGTGGGATCCTTCCAGTCCGGCGTTCATTATGGAAGGCCCCAAGGGCGGGATTTTGTGTGTGCCGTCTGTGTTTATCAGCTATACCGGCGAAGCCCTTGATAAAAAGACGCCGCTCATTCGTTCCATGCATTCGATCAATGACGCTGCATTGCGGGTGCTTCGGCTGTTCGGCAATACATCTGCGACGCGGGTGACTACTACCCTGGGTACGGAACAGGAATATTTTCTCATCGACAAGGCTTTTTACAATCTGCGTCCGGATCTGCAGATCACCGGCCGCACCCTGCAGGGCGCTCAGCCGCCCAAAGGTCAGCAGATGGACGATCATTATTTCGGCGCCATCAAGGAACGGGTGCTGGCGTTTATGCAGGACGTGGAGGAAGAATACTATAAACTCGGTATTCCGGCCAAAACGCGTCATAATGAAGTGGCGCCGCATCAATATGAAGTCGCGCCCATTTTTTCAGAGAGCAATGTGGGAGCCGACCGCAACCAGATCATGATGGAAGTGCTGAAAAAAGTCGCCAATCGTCACGGTCTGGCGGTGCTGATGCACGAAAAACCGTTTGCCGGCATCAACGGCAGCGGCAAGCACAACAACTGGTCCATGCAGGATTCGGACGGCCGGAATCTGCTGGATCCGGGCGATACCCCGGAGAAAAATTTGCAGTTTCTGTTTTTTCTGATTGCCACATTAAAGGCGGTGCACCGATACGGCGATCTGCTGCGCATGTCCGTGGCATCCGCCGGCAATGACCACCGTCTGGGCGCTAACGAAGCGCCGCCGGCCATTATGTCCGTGTTCCTGGGCGAACGCCTGAACACCATTCTGGATGACCTCAAAGAGGGGCGTAAAAGTCGCAAAACCGAGGATTATATTATCGATCTCGGCGTCAGCAACCTGCCGTCGATTTTTCGCGATTACACGGACCGCAACCGCACCTCGCCGTTTGCGTTTACCGGACAGAAATTTGAGTTCCGCGCTGTGGGTTCTTCCGCCTCTGTGTCTCTGGCCAATACGGTGTTGTCCGCTGCTGTAGCTGAATCCAGTCACAATCTCTGCGATCAGATCGAAACCAAAATGCAGGGCGGGGCCGATTTGAACGATGCTGTGCTGGCGGTCCTGCAGCAGTCGGTGCGGGAAACCGAGACTGTTCGTTTTGAAGGCAACAATTACGACCGTGCCTGGGAAAACGAAGCAGAAAAACGAGGATTGCCGAATGTCAAGCGCACCGGATATGCTCTGGATGCTCTGGTGGATCTCAAGAATATCAAGATGCTGATAGACCAAAAAGTGTTTACCGAAAAGGAAATTCGCGCCCGCTATAACATCAAACTGGAACAATATATCACCACATTGGAGATCGAAGCCGAAGCGTTTTGCGATTTGATCGAGACGCGGGTGCTTCCGGCTGCGCTGAACTATCAGAACCAGCTGGCGCAGACCGTAGCTTCACTGGTGCAGGTGGAACAGGTGATTGCCGGTGTATCGATTGAGCCGCAGAAAAAGCTGCTCAAGGCGATGTCTGAACAGATTGATCTGTTGATGAACGGCGTGAAGCAATTGAAGGAAATACGCCGCAAGGCGGATACGATCGATGATCTGTCGAAGCAGGCCAGATTTGTTGCTGATCAGCTGGTGGATGCTCTGGAAACTGTGCGAAAGCCCGCGGATGAACTGGAACGACTGGTTCCGGATGCCGAGTGGCCGCTGCCCAAATACCAGGAAATGTTGTTTATCATGTAA
- a CDS encoding GIY-YIG nuclease family protein — protein MYYTYILENAQGVYYIGQTNNLKERIKRHNRGGSQYTRGKGPWRLAYYEELPDRSSAVKREKELKAIRNKKVLKEIIEQKNG, from the coding sequence ATGTATTATACTTATATTTTAGAAAACGCTCAGGGGGTTTACTACATTGGACAAACGAATAACCTTAAAGAAAGAATAAAGCGTCATAATCGTGGTGGATCGCAATATACCCGTGGTAAGGGTCCCTGGCGGCTTGCTTATTATGAAGAATTGCCGGACAGATCGAGTGCAGTAAAACGCGAGAAGGAGTTAAAAGCGATCAGGAACAAGAAAGTGTTAAAAGAAATAATCGAGCAAAAGAATGGTTAG
- the katG gene encoding catalase/peroxidase HPI yields the protein MSEHKKCPVTGAVAKRGSGGGMTNRDWWPNQLNLSILHQHSTLSNPLGEGFNYAEEFKKLDLNAIKQDLYALMTDSQDWWPADYGHYGGLFIRMAWHSAGTYRMGDGRGGAGSGTQRFAPLNSWPDNANLDKARRLLWPIKQKYGSKISWADLMILAGNCALESMGFKTFGFAGGREDVWEPEEDVYWGSEAEWLGDKRYSGDRDLENPLAAVQMGLIYVNPEGPNGEPNPVASGRDIRETFARMAMNDEETVALVAGGHTFGKCHGAGDPAHVGPEPEAAAIEEQGLGWKSRHGSGKGDDTITSGLEGAWTPNPIQWDMGYFDMLFGYEWELTKSPAGAWQWSPKNLKDKDLAPAAHDAEQKVPTMMSTADMALRMDPVYEPIARRFHKNPQEFADAFARAWFKLTHRDMGPRSRYLGPEVPEEELLWQDPVPTVDHELIDDEDVAELKNRILKSGFSVAQLVSAAWASASTFRGSDKRGGANGARIRLAPQKDWSVNQPVMPAIKKLEDIQQTFNNEQSGGKKVSLADVIVLAGCAGVEEAARNAGQDVTVPFTPGRTDASQEQTKVESFTVLEPAADGFRNYTKAKYAVPAEQLLIDRAQLLTLTAPEMTVLLGGLRVLNANFEQSAHGVFTNRPETLSNDFFINLLDMSTEWKPASKDKDVYEGRDRKTGAVKWTATRVDLVFGSNSQLRALAEVYASDDQKFVNDFVDVWNKVMNLDRFDLR from the coding sequence ATGAGTGAACATAAAAAATGTCCGGTAACGGGCGCGGTCGCAAAGCGGGGCAGCGGTGGCGGTATGACAAACCGGGACTGGTGGCCGAACCAGTTGAATCTGAGCATTCTGCATCAGCATTCAACGCTGTCCAATCCCCTGGGCGAGGGATTTAACTATGCTGAGGAATTCAAGAAACTGGACCTGAATGCCATAAAACAGGATCTTTACGCTTTAATGACCGATTCGCAGGACTGGTGGCCGGCGGATTACGGTCATTACGGCGGGTTGTTTATCCGTATGGCCTGGCACAGCGCCGGTACTTATCGTATGGGTGACGGTCGTGGCGGCGCGGGGTCCGGTACCCAGCGGTTTGCGCCGCTGAACAGCTGGCCGGACAATGCCAATCTGGACAAAGCGCGTCGGTTGCTGTGGCCGATCAAGCAGAAATATGGCAGTAAAATTTCCTGGGCCGATCTGATGATTCTGGCCGGCAATTGCGCTCTGGAATCTATGGGATTCAAGACATTCGGGTTTGCCGGCGGACGCGAGGATGTATGGGAGCCGGAAGAAGACGTATACTGGGGATCGGAAGCCGAATGGCTGGGCGACAAGCGCTACAGCGGGGACCGTGATCTTGAAAATCCGCTCGCCGCGGTGCAGATGGGATTGATCTATGTGAATCCGGAAGGTCCGAACGGCGAACCGAACCCGGTGGCCTCAGGTCGGGATATTCGCGAGACCTTTGCGCGTATGGCGATGAACGATGAAGAGACCGTGGCCCTGGTGGCCGGGGGACACACGTTCGGCAAATGCCACGGCGCCGGCGATCCCGCGCATGTGGGACCTGAACCCGAAGCAGCTGCTATCGAAGAGCAGGGACTGGGCTGGAAGAGCCGTCACGGCAGCGGTAAAGGCGATGATACCATCACCAGCGGTCTGGAAGGCGCCTGGACACCGAATCCGATTCAGTGGGATATGGGTTATTTTGATATGTTGTTCGGGTACGAATGGGAACTCACCAAGAGTCCCGCCGGAGCCTGGCAGTGGTCGCCTAAAAATTTAAAGGATAAAGATCTGGCGCCCGCCGCGCATGATGCGGAACAAAAGGTGCCGACTATGATGTCCACGGCGGATATGGCGCTGCGCATGGATCCGGTTTATGAGCCCATTGCCAGACGCTTCCACAAGAATCCGCAGGAATTTGCAGATGCCTTTGCCCGCGCCTGGTTCAAACTGACGCACCGTGACATGGGTCCGCGCTCGCGTTACCTGGGGCCGGAAGTGCCGGAAGAGGAACTCCTCTGGCAGGACCCGGTTCCGACGGTGGATCACGAGCTGATCGATGATGAGGACGTTGCCGAGCTCAAGAACCGGATACTCAAGTCGGGATTCTCTGTAGCTCAACTGGTGTCGGCGGCCTGGGCGTCGGCATCGACGTTCCGCGGCTCTGACAAACGCGGCGGCGCCAATGGCGCGCGCATCCGGCTGGCGCCGCAAAAGGACTGGTCGGTGAACCAGCCGGTCATGCCGGCGATCAAAAAGCTGGAGGATATACAGCAAACATTTAATAACGAACAGTCCGGCGGAAAAAAAGTATCGCTGGCTGATGTGATCGTTCTCGCCGGATGTGCCGGCGTGGAAGAGGCGGCCCGGAATGCCGGACAGGATGTGACGGTGCCGTTTACCCCGGGGCGCACGGATGCATCGCAAGAACAGACCAAAGTCGAATCCTTTACCGTACTCGAGCCGGCTGCAGACGGATTCCGCAATTACACGAAAGCAAAATATGCCGTACCTGCGGAACAGCTGCTGATCGATCGCGCGCAGCTGCTGACCCTGACGGCGCCCGAAATGACCGTGCTTCTCGGCGGACTGCGCGTGCTGAACGCCAACTTTGAACAATCAGCGCACGGTGTGTTCACCAACCGGCCGGAAACGCTCAGCAATGATTTTTTCATTAATTTGCTCGATATGTCTACCGAGTGGAAACCGGCATCAAAAGACAAAGATGTGTACGAGGGACGTGATCGCAAAACCGGTGCGGTCAAATGGACGGCCACGCGTGTCGATCTCGTTTTTGGCTCAAACTCGCAGCTGCGGGCTTTGGCGGAAGTTTATGCGAGTGATGATCAAAAATTTGTAAATGATTTTGTTGATGTGTGGAACAAGGTTATGAATCTGGACCGGTTTGATCTGCGTTGA
- a CDS encoding N-acetyltransferase, with amino-acid sequence MEIRETTDSDTGNMLWVEKRAFGEDEEANLVNDLLADASARPLCSLLAFDGDRAVGHIFFTAGRLENGPQSAVVSILAPLAVIPEYQKQGIGGQLIERGLQLLTGSDVDLVFVLGHPEYYPRHGFKPAGVQGFEAPYPIPDKDADAWMVQELQPGVIGRVSGRVRCAEMLDKPEYWQE; translated from the coding sequence ATGGAGATTCGTGAAACCACAGATTCGGATACTGGAAACATGTTATGGGTCGAAAAAAGAGCCTTTGGGGAGGACGAAGAGGCCAATCTCGTAAACGATCTTTTGGCAGATGCGAGCGCCAGGCCGCTTTGCTCCCTGCTTGCATTTGATGGAGACAGAGCCGTTGGTCATATTTTTTTCACCGCCGGGCGGCTGGAAAACGGTCCGCAGAGCGCTGTTGTATCCATATTGGCGCCGCTGGCGGTCATTCCGGAGTATCAAAAACAGGGGATCGGCGGCCAGCTCATCGAACGCGGACTGCAGTTGCTGACCGGGTCCGATGTCGATCTGGTGTTTGTGCTCGGACACCCGGAGTATTATCCGCGTCACGGGTTCAAGCCGGCGGGCGTGCAGGGATTTGAGGCACCTTATCCGATCCCGGACAAAGACGCGGATGCCTGGATGGTTCAGGAGCTGCAGCCGGGTGTGATCGGCCGGGTGTCCGGCCGGGTTCGCTGTGCAGAGATGTTGGATAAACCCGAATATTGGCAGGAATAA